The Micromonospora sp. NBC_00421 genome contains a region encoding:
- a CDS encoding helix-turn-helix transcriptional regulator, whose amino-acid sequence MNSPAAFGTRLRAHRERAGKTRVVLGGLVGRSAEWVKALETGRLLTPRLPMLLRLAEVLDISDLADLTGDQSLPVASVTRAGHPDVDQVAAAMKRTLLPAGDPAPASVLRSLVDQAWRLWHQSTAERTAVAAILPGLLDDSRRSARHLDGADRRAALADLARTYHLAQLYCAHQPYPELVWLAADRAMGAAQDADNPEAVAVAAWYYAHVYRSANQIDAAEQVLTDAAALVDGHSSPERTVRWGQLQLGVALGHAKAGRAGRAWRAWDAAEAAARRLGDSYTHPWLIFGPTVMEAYAVTVEADLCRHGEAVRRADSVNYSGLPSRTRRAGHLIDAARAHMLAREEVAGVHLLGRALRESVDTVRHNPYARSAVMELSTRRGTIGEDARELALSMGMDW is encoded by the coding sequence ATGAACAGTCCCGCCGCTTTCGGCACCCGCCTCCGCGCCCACCGCGAACGCGCCGGAAAAACCCGAGTAGTCCTCGGTGGGCTTGTCGGCCGCAGCGCCGAATGGGTGAAAGCCCTCGAAACCGGTCGGCTGCTCACCCCCCGCCTACCCATGCTGCTGCGCCTCGCCGAAGTCCTCGACATCAGCGACCTGGCCGACCTCACCGGCGACCAGTCCCTACCCGTCGCCTCCGTCACCCGCGCCGGGCACCCCGACGTCGACCAGGTTGCCGCCGCCATGAAACGCACCCTGCTACCCGCAGGTGACCCCGCCCCCGCGTCGGTGCTCCGCAGCCTCGTCGACCAGGCGTGGAGGCTGTGGCACCAGTCCACCGCCGAACGGACCGCCGTCGCCGCGATCCTCCCCGGGCTGCTCGACGACTCCCGCCGCTCCGCCCGCCACCTCGACGGCGCAGACCGGCGTGCCGCCCTCGCCGACTTGGCCCGCACCTACCACCTGGCCCAGTTGTACTGCGCCCACCAGCCCTACCCGGAACTGGTGTGGTTGGCCGCCGACCGGGCCATGGGTGCCGCCCAGGACGCCGACAACCCGGAGGCGGTGGCGGTGGCCGCCTGGTACTACGCCCACGTGTACCGGTCGGCCAACCAGATCGACGCCGCCGAGCAGGTTCTCACCGACGCCGCCGCACTCGTCGACGGGCACAGCAGCCCGGAGCGGACCGTCCGGTGGGGGCAACTGCAACTGGGTGTCGCCCTCGGCCATGCGAAAGCCGGCCGGGCCGGGCGCGCGTGGCGGGCATGGGATGCGGCCGAGGCCGCCGCCCGACGGCTGGGTGACAGCTACACCCACCCGTGGTTGATCTTCGGTCCGACCGTTATGGAAGCGTACGCGGTAACCGTCGAAGCGGATCTGTGCCGACACGGGGAGGCTGTTCGCCGTGCCGACAGCGTCAACTACAGCGGCCTGCCGTCGCGCACCCGCCGGGCGGGGCATCTCATCGACGCTGCCCGTGCGCACATGCTCGCTCGGGAAGAGGTCGCCGGGGTGCACCTGCTCGGCCGGGCGTTGCGGGAGTCGGTGGACACGGTGCGGCACAACCCGTACGCCCGTTCCGCCGTGATGGAGTTGTCGACCCGCCGGGGAACCATCGGCGAGGATGCCCGCGAATTGGCGCTCAGCATGGGCATGGACTGGTAG
- a CDS encoding thiolase family protein, which translates to MPREVRDVVFVDGVRTPFGKAGGMYANTRADDLVIRCIRELLRRNPQLPPERVEEVAVAATTQIGDQGLTIGRTAALLSGLPKTVPGFSVDRMCAGAMTAVTAVAGGIAMGAYDIAIAGGVEHMGRHPMGEGVDPNPRIIAEKLVDPSALVMGATAENLHDRVPHVTRERTDAFALASQLKTAKAYADGKLQDDLVPVAIRDAEGGWGLATADEAPRETSLAKLATLKTPFRPHGKVTAGNAAGLNDGATASLLADEATARELGLPVAMRLVSYGYVGVEPEVMGVGPIPSTEKALRIAGLSIDDIGLFELNEAFAVQVLAFLDHFGIADDDPRVNPWGGAIAIGHPLASSGVRLMTQLARQFAEHPEVRYGVTAMCIGIGMGGTVIWENPNWEGGDK; encoded by the coding sequence GTGCCCCGAGAAGTTCGGGATGTCGTCTTCGTCGACGGTGTCCGCACCCCGTTCGGCAAGGCGGGTGGCATGTACGCCAACACCCGCGCCGACGATCTGGTGATCCGCTGCATTCGTGAGCTGCTGCGCCGCAACCCCCAGCTGCCCCCGGAGCGGGTCGAGGAGGTGGCCGTCGCCGCCACCACCCAGATCGGCGACCAGGGCCTCACCATCGGCCGCACCGCCGCCCTGCTGTCCGGCCTGCCCAAGACCGTCCCCGGCTTCTCCGTCGACCGGATGTGCGCCGGCGCGATGACCGCCGTCACCGCCGTCGCCGGTGGCATCGCCATGGGCGCGTACGACATCGCCATCGCCGGTGGCGTCGAGCACATGGGCCGGCACCCGATGGGCGAGGGCGTCGACCCCAATCCGCGGATCATCGCGGAGAAGCTGGTCGACCCGTCCGCCCTGGTGATGGGGGCCACCGCGGAGAACCTGCACGACCGGGTCCCGCACGTCACCAGGGAGCGCACCGACGCGTTCGCGCTCGCCTCGCAGCTCAAGACCGCCAAGGCGTACGCCGACGGCAAGTTGCAGGACGACCTGGTGCCGGTCGCGATCCGCGACGCCGAGGGCGGTTGGGGCCTGGCCACCGCCGACGAGGCGCCCCGGGAGACCTCGCTTGCGAAGCTGGCCACCCTGAAGACCCCGTTCCGCCCGCACGGCAAGGTCACCGCCGGCAACGCGGCCGGCCTGAACGACGGCGCCACCGCCAGCCTGCTCGCCGACGAGGCCACCGCCCGTGAACTGGGCCTGCCGGTCGCCATGCGGTTGGTGTCGTACGGCTACGTCGGGGTGGAACCCGAGGTGATGGGGGTCGGCCCGATCCCGTCGACCGAGAAGGCGCTGCGCATCGCCGGCCTCAGCATCGACGACATCGGCCTGTTCGAGCTGAACGAGGCGTTCGCCGTGCAGGTGCTGGCCTTCCTCGACCACTTCGGCATCGCCGACGACGACCCCCGGGTCAACCCGTGGGGCGGCGCGATCGCCATCGGCCACCCGCTCGCCTCCTCCGGCGTACGGCTGATGACGCAGCTCGCCCGGCAGTTCGCCGAGCACCCCGAGGTGCGCTACGGCGTCACCGCCATGTGCATCGGCATCGGCATGGGCGGCACGGTCATCTGGGAGAACCCGAACTGGGAGGGTGGAGACAAATGA
- a CDS encoding 3-hydroxyacyl-CoA dehydrogenase NAD-binding domain-containing protein: MSLAAPNEVVTRALLRQVSVPGLDRPAALITLDNGLDHTKPNTFGPAGLASLDEAITAALAADPAFVAVTGKPYIFCVGADIVGLPALADRAQALEIGRLGHRVFARLKDSAVPTFAFVNGAAMGGGLELALHCHYRTLSGGAAALALPEVSLGLVPGWGGTQLLPNLIGIPAATQVIIQNPLTQNKMLKPKQAAELGIADVLLEPADFLERSLEWAAGVVRGAVTVTRPEVDKDMWAGVLYFARQTLDQRLHGAVPAAYRALDLLETAKDADFATGTAAEDEALADLIFSEELRSGLYAFDLVQRRAKRPAGAPDKGLARPVTKVGIVGAGLMASQLALLFARRLQVPVVLTDLDQSRVDKGVGYVHTQIEKAVTKGRMDKGTAAKLYGLVSGSVDKSVFADADFVIEAVFEDLDVKKQVWAELEKIVSPEAVLATNTSSLSITAMAAELEHPQRLVGFHFFNPVAVLPLLEIVRGERTDDATLATAFAVGKGLKKSSVLVKDAPAFVVNRLLTRFLGTVFAAVDAGTPLEVANSALDPLGLPMRPLALLQLVGPAVAYHVGGTLHAAYPDRYPVSENLRRIAESGQPIVVEDRINDDVATLLVVGDQPLTAEQVRQNALDALAQETRLMLDEGVVAEAQDIDLCLILGAGWPFHLGGITPYLDRTGTAERVTGKRFLPRGVASLRA; the protein is encoded by the coding sequence ATGAGCCTGGCTGCACCGAACGAGGTCGTCACCCGGGCGCTGCTGCGGCAGGTGAGCGTGCCGGGGCTGGACCGCCCGGCCGCCCTGATCACCCTGGACAACGGCCTCGACCACACCAAGCCGAACACCTTCGGCCCGGCCGGCCTGGCCAGCCTCGACGAGGCGATCACCGCCGCGCTGGCCGCCGACCCGGCGTTCGTCGCGGTCACCGGCAAGCCGTACATCTTCTGTGTCGGCGCGGACATCGTCGGCCTCCCGGCCCTCGCGGACCGGGCGCAGGCGCTGGAGATCGGCCGGCTCGGTCACCGGGTCTTCGCCCGGCTCAAGGACAGCGCCGTGCCCACCTTCGCCTTCGTCAACGGCGCGGCGATGGGCGGCGGCCTGGAACTGGCCCTGCACTGCCACTACCGGACGCTGTCCGGCGGCGCGGCGGCCCTCGCGCTGCCCGAGGTCTCGCTCGGCCTGGTCCCCGGGTGGGGCGGCACCCAGCTGCTGCCGAACCTGATCGGCATCCCCGCCGCCACCCAGGTGATCATCCAGAACCCGCTGACGCAGAACAAGATGCTCAAGCCGAAGCAGGCTGCCGAGCTGGGCATCGCGGACGTGCTGCTGGAGCCGGCCGACTTCCTGGAGCGGTCCCTGGAGTGGGCCGCCGGCGTGGTCCGGGGCGCGGTCACGGTGACCCGGCCCGAGGTCGACAAGGACATGTGGGCGGGCGTGCTGTACTTCGCCCGGCAGACCCTGGACCAGCGGTTGCACGGCGCGGTCCCGGCCGCGTACCGGGCGCTGGACCTGCTGGAGACGGCGAAGGACGCCGACTTCGCCACCGGCACCGCCGCCGAGGACGAGGCGCTCGCCGACCTGATCTTCTCCGAGGAGCTGCGCAGCGGCCTGTACGCCTTCGACCTGGTGCAGCGCCGGGCCAAGCGGCCGGCCGGCGCACCGGACAAGGGCCTGGCCCGGCCGGTCACCAAGGTCGGCATCGTCGGCGCCGGCCTGATGGCCAGCCAGCTCGCGCTGCTGTTCGCCCGCCGCCTCCAGGTGCCGGTCGTGCTGACCGACCTGGACCAGTCGCGGGTCGACAAGGGTGTCGGCTACGTGCACACCCAGATCGAGAAGGCCGTCACCAAGGGCCGGATGGACAAGGGCACCGCCGCCAAGCTGTACGGCCTGGTCTCCGGCTCGGTCGACAAGTCCGTCTTCGCCGACGCCGACTTCGTCATCGAGGCGGTCTTCGAGGACCTGGACGTCAAGAAGCAGGTCTGGGCCGAGCTGGAGAAGATCGTCTCGCCGGAGGCGGTGCTCGCCACCAACACCTCGTCGCTGTCGATCACCGCGATGGCCGCCGAGCTGGAGCACCCGCAGCGCCTGGTGGGCTTCCACTTCTTCAACCCGGTCGCCGTGCTGCCGCTACTGGAGATCGTCCGGGGCGAACGGACCGACGACGCCACCCTGGCCACCGCGTTCGCGGTGGGCAAGGGGTTGAAGAAGTCCTCGGTGCTGGTCAAGGACGCCCCGGCGTTCGTGGTCAACCGGCTGCTCACCCGCTTCCTCGGCACCGTGTTCGCCGCTGTCGACGCGGGCACCCCGCTGGAGGTGGCGAACAGCGCACTGGACCCGTTGGGGCTGCCGATGCGTCCGCTCGCCCTGCTCCAGTTGGTCGGGCCGGCCGTGGCTTACCACGTGGGCGGCACCCTGCACGCGGCGTACCCGGACCGGTACCCGGTCAGCGAGAACCTCAGGCGGATCGCCGAATCGGGCCAGCCGATCGTCGTCGAGGACCGGATCAACGACGACGTGGCCACGCTGCTCGTGGTCGGCGACCAGCCGCTCACCGCCGAGCAGGTGCGACAGAACGCGCTCGACGCGCTGGCCCAGGAGACCCGGCTGATGCTCGACGAGGGTGTCGTCGCCGAGGCGCAGGACATCGACCTGTGCCTGATCCTCGGTGCCGGCTGGCCGTTCCACCTGGGCGGGATCACCCCCTACCTGGACCGGACCGGCACCGCCGAGCGGGTCACCGGTAAGCGCTTCCTGCCGCGTGGGGTCGCCAGCCTGCGCGCCTGA
- a CDS encoding sensor histidine kinase codes for MSEHSGTGSAAVDAPGPPWPGGRPGALLARLGWFGRDCLLAVGVTVLTFGVLTAVFRFAGATQGLPLDPAQARLVVAVCCGQTLLLCLRRVRPRLCFALVVGFQVLLIAMVPPDMTARGVAPFVAAYTVGTLLPVRTALLFAGGAVLIETTAVAVAAGGTAQLPVTVVGHLTTSALSYLGPILVGGYVATHRRYVRLLRVQAVEAVRAQQTTVAAAIGAERSRMARELHDVAAHHLSGMVVQAAAVERLIDRDPAAAKAGVAWIRAQGKETLDNLRLVVGVLRGRPGGGEPADRGEGNAPVPGLAMLDELVGTAAALAPVELVREGTPREVPPIADVALYRMVQECLSNARQHAPGAPVRVVLRFRAREVTLEVVNAPAPRRPEPAARSSTGVGLIGIRERAQLIGAGYTAGPTDAGGWSVGVSLPTGPDGARAPSVAPTARGAEPA; via the coding sequence ATGAGCGAGCATTCCGGCACCGGGTCGGCAGCTGTCGACGCCCCCGGACCACCCTGGCCCGGGGGCCGACCCGGCGCGCTGCTCGCGCGGCTCGGCTGGTTCGGGCGGGACTGCCTGCTCGCGGTCGGCGTCACGGTGCTGACCTTCGGGGTGCTCACGGCGGTCTTCCGGTTCGCGGGGGCGACGCAGGGGTTGCCCCTCGACCCGGCGCAGGCCCGGTTGGTCGTCGCCGTCTGCTGCGGCCAGACGCTGCTGCTGTGCCTGCGCCGGGTCCGCCCCAGGCTCTGCTTCGCGCTGGTGGTCGGGTTCCAGGTGCTGCTCATCGCCATGGTCCCGCCCGACATGACGGCGCGCGGCGTCGCCCCGTTCGTCGCCGCCTACACGGTCGGCACGTTGCTGCCGGTGCGGACCGCCCTGCTGTTCGCGGGCGGCGCGGTGCTGATCGAGACGACAGCCGTCGCGGTCGCCGCCGGTGGGACCGCCCAGCTGCCGGTCACGGTGGTCGGTCACCTCACCACCAGCGCGCTGTCCTACCTCGGCCCGATCCTGGTCGGCGGCTACGTCGCCACACACCGACGCTACGTGCGGCTGTTGCGGGTGCAGGCGGTCGAGGCGGTCCGGGCGCAGCAGACGACGGTGGCGGCCGCGATCGGCGCGGAGCGTTCCAGGATGGCCCGGGAGTTGCACGACGTGGCCGCCCACCACCTGTCCGGCATGGTGGTGCAGGCGGCGGCGGTCGAGCGGCTGATCGACCGGGATCCGGCGGCGGCGAAGGCCGGGGTGGCGTGGATCCGCGCCCAGGGCAAGGAAACCCTGGACAACCTGCGGCTTGTCGTGGGGGTGCTGCGCGGGCGGCCCGGCGGCGGCGAACCGGCCGACCGGGGCGAGGGCAACGCCCCGGTGCCGGGGCTGGCGATGCTCGACGAGTTGGTCGGGACCGCTGCCGCGCTCGCCCCGGTCGAGCTGGTCCGGGAGGGCACCCCACGCGAGGTGCCCCCGATCGCCGACGTCGCGCTGTACCGGATGGTGCAGGAGTGCCTGTCCAACGCCCGGCAGCACGCCCCGGGCGCACCGGTACGGGTGGTGCTCCGCTTCCGGGCACGCGAGGTGACGCTGGAGGTGGTGAACGCACCCGCTCCCCGGCGACCCGAGCCGGCGGCCCGCAGCAGCACCGGGGTGGGCCTGATCGGCATCCGGGAACGCGCCCAGCTGATCGGCGCGGGATACACCGCCGGCCCGACCGACGCGGGCGGCTGGTCGGTCGGGGTGAGCCTGCCGACGGGGCCGGACGGCGCGCGGGCACCATCTGTCGCACCGACCGCGAGGGGAGCCGAACCGGCATGA
- a CDS encoding DinB family protein, translating to MIEDFAKDFLHGRLKVIREALVWKLDGLSEYDIRRPLTATGTNLLGLVKHMATLEAWYFGEVFDRPSPELLGRWQDADGSDLWVSPDETREQIIDFYQRAWKHADATINELPLDAPGHVPWWSHPDVKLLNIMIHVLQETTRHAGHADILREQLDGRTGLRDEYEEEIDTAARATHRAKIERAAQAAAGGAGHAGLSAPHAAVETTP from the coding sequence ATGATCGAGGATTTCGCGAAGGACTTCCTGCACGGCCGGTTGAAGGTGATCCGTGAGGCGCTGGTCTGGAAGCTCGATGGTCTGTCCGAGTACGACATCCGGCGTCCTCTGACGGCGACGGGGACCAATCTCCTCGGCCTGGTGAAGCACATGGCGACCTTGGAGGCCTGGTATTTCGGTGAGGTCTTCGATCGCCCATCCCCGGAGCTGCTGGGGCGATGGCAGGACGCGGACGGCAGCGACCTGTGGGTCAGCCCGGATGAGACCCGCGAACAGATCATCGACTTCTACCAGCGCGCCTGGAAGCATGCGGACGCGACGATCAACGAGCTTCCCCTCGACGCGCCTGGCCACGTGCCGTGGTGGTCACACCCTGACGTGAAGCTGCTCAACATCATGATCCACGTCCTTCAGGAGACCACCCGGCATGCCGGCCACGCTGACATCCTGCGTGAACAGCTCGACGGCCGGACCGGGCTGAGGGATGAATACGAGGAAGAGATCGACACGGCGGCCCGCGCGACACACCGCGCGAAGATCGAGCGGGCTGCGCAGGCAGCGGCCGGCGGCGCGGGCCATGCCGGCCTATCTGCCCCACACGCCGCAGTCGAGACTACGCCCTGA
- a CDS encoding response regulator transcription factor, with product MIRVMLVDDQAVVRAGFRVILEHAGDIEVVGEASNGTSAVELAGRLRPDVVCMDVRMPGGDGLTATRQIVADASGAAPAVLVVTTFDLDEYVFGALESGASGFILKDCEPEELIAAIRRLASGYGLVDQAVTHRVIAEFARRRPVAEAPSAHPLTAREIEIVVLLARGLSNLEIANELFIETSTVKSHLGRAMAKIGVRDRLQTVVWAYRTGVVPH from the coding sequence ATGATCAGAGTGATGCTCGTCGACGACCAGGCGGTCGTCCGGGCCGGTTTCCGGGTCATCCTGGAGCACGCCGGGGACATCGAGGTGGTGGGAGAAGCGTCGAACGGCACGTCGGCGGTCGAGTTGGCGGGCCGGCTGCGCCCGGACGTCGTCTGTATGGACGTCCGGATGCCCGGTGGCGACGGGCTCACCGCGACCCGCCAGATCGTCGCCGACGCGTCGGGCGCCGCGCCGGCCGTGCTGGTGGTGACGACGTTCGACCTCGACGAGTACGTCTTCGGTGCGCTGGAGTCGGGGGCGAGCGGATTCATCCTCAAGGACTGCGAGCCCGAGGAACTGATCGCCGCGATCCGGCGGTTGGCAAGCGGTTACGGGCTGGTCGACCAGGCGGTGACCCACCGGGTGATCGCGGAGTTCGCCCGCCGGCGGCCGGTCGCCGAGGCACCGTCGGCGCATCCGCTCACCGCCCGGGAGATCGAGATCGTCGTGCTGCTCGCCCGGGGTCTGTCGAATCTGGAGATCGCCAACGAGCTGTTCATCGAGACCAGCACCGTCAAGTCGCACCTCGGTCGGGCGATGGCCAAGATCGGCGTACGGGATCGGTTGCAGACCGTGGTGTGGGCGTACCGCACCGGGGTGGTCCCGCACTGA
- a CDS encoding outer membrane protein assembly factor BamB family protein, giving the protein MTVIDLGEVGHPDEPAPRPPRRPRVRRAGGRPVPVVLVGLFLLLTMAGAAPGPTRLVPVPVPDVPEPSHLIVGDLLVLAYPSALAPAGSRQLIAVDLTDGRVRWQVSLSPRHQLLVLDRVGDDVAITTDPGGEPVSMVLDHVDGRARWRQPGRAVPTRDGGLLLEDVHVDRVVVRGVDPATGAVRWTATAGAATVGYRTSARGIEELVLVTSAGLAEAYDVGTGVRRLAFPVPPARGDHHLAEPVGELLLVGGEPDLLAGYDLGSGRRRWDTTSPGGGAARTCGDAVCLDTPSGTRLLDPATGRVRWSTGRWFPVESVGDRMVAVSVDRPERLALLDPATGRAVAELGGWNLVDRSPPTAPYLAIRPVAGERRLLAALDPAGGTPRLVDVLPGAWDRCSLDQGVLVCWRQRNSIGVWRLPG; this is encoded by the coding sequence GTGACGGTGATCGACCTGGGCGAGGTGGGTCACCCCGACGAGCCGGCCCCCCGTCCACCGCGCCGGCCCCGGGTGCGGCGTGCCGGCGGCCGTCCGGTGCCCGTCGTCCTGGTCGGCCTGTTCCTGCTGCTCACCATGGCCGGTGCGGCACCCGGGCCGACCCGGTTGGTCCCGGTGCCCGTACCGGACGTGCCGGAGCCCAGCCACCTGATCGTCGGCGACCTGCTGGTGCTCGCCTACCCGTCGGCCCTCGCACCGGCCGGCAGCCGGCAACTCATCGCCGTCGACCTGACCGACGGACGGGTCCGCTGGCAGGTGTCGCTGTCCCCCAGGCACCAACTGCTGGTGCTGGACCGGGTCGGTGACGACGTGGCGATCACCACCGACCCCGGCGGCGAACCGGTCTCGATGGTGCTCGACCACGTCGACGGGCGGGCCCGCTGGCGGCAGCCCGGCCGGGCGGTGCCCACCCGGGACGGCGGGCTGCTGCTGGAGGACGTCCACGTCGACCGGGTGGTGGTGCGGGGCGTCGACCCGGCGACCGGCGCGGTCCGCTGGACGGCCACGGCCGGAGCGGCCACCGTCGGATACCGCACGTCGGCGCGCGGCATCGAGGAACTCGTCCTGGTCACCAGCGCCGGCCTCGCCGAGGCGTACGACGTCGGCACCGGTGTACGCCGGCTCGCCTTCCCGGTGCCACCCGCCCGGGGCGACCACCACCTGGCGGAGCCGGTCGGTGAGCTGCTGCTCGTCGGCGGGGAACCGGACCTGCTGGCCGGGTACGACCTGGGGTCCGGGCGGCGTCGCTGGGACACGACGTCGCCGGGTGGCGGAGCGGCCCGCACCTGCGGTGATGCCGTCTGCCTCGACACGCCTTCCGGTACCCGGCTGCTCGACCCGGCGACCGGCCGGGTGCGCTGGTCCACCGGGCGGTGGTTCCCGGTCGAGTCGGTCGGGGACCGGATGGTCGCGGTCAGCGTCGACAGGCCGGAGCGGCTGGCCCTGCTCGATCCGGCTACCGGTCGGGCCGTGGCCGAGCTGGGCGGCTGGAATCTGGTGGACCGGTCGCCGCCGACCGCCCCGTACCTCGCCATCCGTCCGGTCGCCGGTGAGCGGCGGCTGCTGGCCGCGCTGGACCCCGCCGGCGGGACCCCGCGGCTGGTGGACGTGCTGCCCGGAGCATGGGACCGCTGCTCGCTCGACCAGGGGGTGCTGGTCTGCTGGCGGCAACGCAACAGCATCGGGGTGTGGCGGTTGCCCGGCTGA
- a CDS encoding response regulator transcription factor, with protein MRVLVVEDERNLADAIVRGLRKRGMAVDVAYDGDAGHEAAFVTRYDVVVLDRDLPGMHGDQICAELAASGTLTRVLMLTASDTVADRVAGLGLGADDYLPKPFAFDELVARVQALGRRATPAAPPVLQVGDVVLDPARRVVTRAGAPVDLTNKEFGVLSELVKARGAVVSSEELLERVWDANTDPFTTIVRVTVMTLRRKLGDPPLIETVVGAGYRTVNP; from the coding sequence ATGCGGGTGCTGGTGGTCGAGGACGAACGGAACCTCGCCGACGCGATCGTGCGTGGGCTGCGCAAGCGGGGGATGGCGGTCGACGTCGCGTACGACGGGGACGCCGGCCACGAGGCGGCCTTCGTCACCCGGTACGACGTGGTGGTCCTCGACCGTGACCTGCCCGGGATGCACGGCGACCAGATCTGTGCCGAGCTGGCCGCCTCCGGCACCCTCACCCGGGTGCTGATGCTGACCGCCAGCGACACCGTCGCCGACCGGGTGGCGGGGCTGGGCCTCGGCGCGGACGACTACCTGCCCAAGCCGTTCGCCTTCGACGAGTTGGTGGCCCGGGTGCAGGCGTTGGGCCGGCGGGCCACCCCGGCCGCCCCGCCGGTGCTCCAGGTGGGTGACGTGGTGCTCGACCCGGCCCGCCGGGTGGTCACCAGGGCCGGCGCGCCGGTCGACCTGACGAACAAGGAGTTCGGTGTGCTCAGCGAGCTGGTCAAGGCGCGCGGCGCGGTGGTCTCCAGCGAGGAGCTGCTGGAACGGGTCTGGGACGCCAACACCGATCCGTTCACCACGATCGTCCGGGTCACCGTGATGACCCTGCGCAGGAAGCTCGGCGATCCGCCGCTGATCGAGACGGTGGTCGGCGCCGGCTACCGGACGGTCAACCCATGA
- a CDS encoding VOC family protein — translation MSVRIHNISIDCHDTYALSGFWAQVFECPRQPDDFPGDTEAMLLPEGGPEVLFLAVPEGKSVKNRLHLDLEPIDRTRDEEVARLLAVGAVQVDDRRRADGAGWVVLADPEGNEFCVLRSAAERAATTG, via the coding sequence GTGAGCGTACGAATCCACAACATCAGCATCGACTGTCACGACACCTACGCCCTGTCCGGTTTCTGGGCGCAGGTCTTCGAGTGCCCCCGCCAACCCGACGACTTCCCCGGCGACACGGAGGCGATGCTCCTGCCCGAGGGCGGACCGGAGGTGCTCTTCCTGGCCGTACCGGAGGGCAAGTCGGTCAAGAACCGCCTGCACCTCGACCTGGAGCCGATCGACCGGACCCGGGACGAGGAGGTCGCGCGGTTGCTCGCCGTCGGTGCCGTCCAGGTCGACGACCGCCGTCGGGCGGACGGTGCCGGCTGGGTGGTGCTGGCCGACCCGGAGGGCAACGAGTTCTGCGTCCTGCGCAGCGCCGCCGAGCGGGCCGCCACGACCGGCTGA
- a CDS encoding sensor histidine kinase codes for MTRRLRPTLRLRLTLLNGVLLVGAGAILVALAWLLVRDALRPTDELRPGTTVLLADGRSLDAAVWQRQLVDAASDELLVKGLLALLAISVVGVAGAYWVAGRTLRPLHQVTATARRLGETTLDQRIGWSGPDDEVAELARTFDAMLDRITAAFEAQKRFVANASHELRTPLAVMRTEIDVTLSDDEADTAEYRRMATVVRDASERANGLVDALLVLARSEAQVGRRLARRTECDLATGTANALSAMSREVERIGLRVQSSLRPAPVTGDPGLLDRLAGNLIENAVRYNHLHGRLWVQTGTDGRSSWLAVRNTGFEVDQADVPGLFEPFRRGGRERTGARGSGLGLSIVRAVCDAHGGTVRVVAQKGGGLEVTVTLPSADQVPS; via the coding sequence GTGACCCGGCGGTTGCGGCCCACGCTGCGGTTGCGGTTGACCCTGCTCAACGGGGTGCTGCTGGTCGGGGCCGGGGCGATCCTGGTGGCGCTGGCCTGGTTGCTGGTCCGGGACGCGCTGCGCCCCACCGACGAGCTGCGTCCGGGCACCACCGTGCTGCTGGCCGACGGGCGTTCGTTGGACGCCGCGGTGTGGCAGCGCCAACTGGTCGATGCCGCCTCCGACGAGCTGCTGGTCAAGGGGCTGCTGGCGTTGCTGGCGATCAGCGTGGTCGGGGTGGCCGGGGCGTACTGGGTGGCCGGCCGGACGCTGCGTCCGCTGCACCAGGTCACCGCGACCGCGCGCCGGCTCGGCGAGACCACGCTCGACCAGCGGATCGGCTGGTCCGGGCCGGACGACGAGGTGGCCGAGCTGGCCCGGACCTTCGACGCGATGCTGGACCGGATCACCGCGGCATTCGAGGCGCAGAAGCGGTTCGTGGCCAACGCCTCACACGAGCTGCGTACCCCGCTGGCGGTGATGCGTACCGAGATCGACGTGACGCTCAGCGACGACGAGGCGGACACCGCCGAGTACCGCCGGATGGCCACCGTGGTGCGGGACGCCTCGGAACGCGCCAACGGCCTGGTGGACGCGCTGCTGGTGCTGGCCCGTAGCGAGGCCCAGGTGGGCCGACGGCTGGCCCGACGTACGGAATGTGATCTGGCCACCGGCACTGCCAACGCGTTGTCCGCGATGTCCCGGGAGGTGGAGCGGATCGGGCTACGGGTGCAGTCCTCGTTGCGACCGGCCCCGGTGACCGGTGACCCGGGTCTGCTGGACCGGCTGGCCGGGAACCTGATCGAGAACGCGGTGCGCTACAACCATCTGCACGGGCGGCTCTGGGTGCAGACCGGCACCGACGGGCGCTCCTCGTGGCTGGCGGTACGAAACACCGGCTTCGAGGTGGACCAGGCCGATGTGCCGGGGCTGTTCGAGCCGTTCCGTCGGGGTGGCCGGGAACGGACGGGAGCCCGTGGTTCCGGGCTGGGCCTGTCCATCGTCCGGGCGGTCTGCGACGCACACGGCGGCACCGTCCGGGTCGTCGCACAGAAGGGTGGAGGGCTGGAGGTGACGGTCACGCTGCCCTCGGCCGACCAAGTCCCCAGTTGA